One stretch of Punica granatum isolate Tunisia-2019 chromosome 5, ASM765513v2, whole genome shotgun sequence DNA includes these proteins:
- the LOC116207225 gene encoding uncharacterized protein LOC116207225: MNTGNTPRLLQHPSHEHDLVLQELSETFSCECHICNFYTEGGPAYHCVDCEFFLHKSCAEMPPEMQHPFHPQHPLALTISSRKDYGCGGCGDFVINKYRYQCDGCRVALHLGCAAATLPPEEEKHKDEQKHQDKDHHEEEMIEHFAHDHPLASFHVDVPNYIRCKACKERISGRVYGCRACIFMLHESCALAPREIMNHPFHPQHPLTLLVDSDPTFRCKVCKRYCFSSYNCNECGFILDMECAVSIVHPPQDDESRSTDNRRDQIHHFSHPHQLTSLHAKAELRAICEFCPQKISSDFYCCPGCPFLLHQSCAELTQEIVHPLHQDHPLIWQEGRPDCSLCSSKHTTWFGFECKECLFGLHVGCAVQSLSATKDEFTLYSKLFHEHPMKLQYFKGYISNCIVCEWPLRGLGYACQEGCRRFVHNTCATPRLESEHPIHPQHQLILHKGKFYRSLPCFACLQVISGGFTFYCDHCEIQCHPRCLRTPTLKHQRHEHSLIYFRGMDKKLHNMPCNVCYNDCRIDFYRCVPCNYNLHFICLPLPPSVKHEFHFHPLVLRDRVVDEHYDYEEQYCDLCETLRNPELGVYYCEECNYAADIDCVIPKVNLEKRRQVEELMLKKLDKDISKEEAEILSLEEKLEKLKEKLETSMKNLVELKKKREWALWQAESNRE, from the exons ATGAATACAGGTAATACCCCCCGCCTTCTTCAGCATCCTAGCCATGAACATGACCTGGTCTTGCAAGAGCTGAGCGAAACTTTCAGCTGTGAATGCCATATCTGCAATTTCTACACAGAAGGCGGTCCGGCCTACCATTGCGTGGACTGTGAGTTCTTCCTCCACAAATCATGTGCCGAAATGCCACCCGAGATGCAACATCCCTTTCATCCACAGCACCCGCTGGCGCTTACTATATCTTCAAGAAAGGATTACGGCTGTGGCGGGTGTGGTGACTTTGTAATTAACAAATATCGTTACCAATGCGATGGCTGCCGTGTAGCCTTGCACTTGGGATGTGCAGCTGCAACTCTCCCTCCTGAAGAAGAAAAGCATAAGGACGAGCAAAAGCACCAGGACAAGGACCACCACGAGGAGGAGATGATTGAGCACTTTGCTCACGACCATCCTCTTGCATCCTTCCACGTGGATGTGCCAAATTATATCAGATGCAAGGCATGCAAAGAGCGGATCTCCGGTCGCGTTTATGGTTGCCGTGCCTGCATATTCATGCTGCACGAATCTTGCGCTCTGGCACCCCGAGAGATAATGAATCATCCTTTTCATCCACAGCACCCGCTCACCTTACTTGTCGATTCCGACCCTACCTTTCGATGCAAAGTCTGCAAGAGGTACTGTTTCTCCTCATACAACTGTAATGAATGTGGTTTCATTCTTGATATGGAATGTGCTGTTTCCATTGTGCATCCTCCACAAGATGATGAGAGTCGTAGCACAGACAATAGGCGAGATCAGATCCATCATTTTTCCCACCCCCACCAACTGACATCTTTACACGCAAAAGCAGAGCTACGTGCCATATGCGAATTTTGCCCACAAAAAATATCCAGTGATTTTTACTGTTGCCCTGGCTGCCCTTTCCTGCTCCACCAATCGTGTGCCGAGTTGACACAAGAGATAGTGCACCCTCTTCATCAGGACCACCCTCTCATTTGGCAAGAAGGTCGTCCTGATTGCTCTCTCTGCTCTTCGAAGCATACCACCTGGTTCGGATTCGAGTGTAAAGAGTGTCTTTTTGGCCTTCATGTGGGATGTGCTGTCCAATCTCTCTCTGCTACAAAAGATGAATTTACTCTTTACAGTAAGCTTTTCCATGAGCACCCTATGAAGCTTCAGTATTTCAAGGGATATATATCAAATTGTATTGTCTGTGAGTGGCCTCTTAGAGGTCTAGGTTATGCCTGTCAAGAAGGTTGCCGCAGGTTCGTCCATAATACATGTGCTACACCCAGACTTGAATCGGAACACCCTATTCACCCACAACATCAGCTCATTCTTCATAAAGGGAAATTCTATAGATCCCTTCCTTGCTTTGCATGTCTTCAAGTTATATCTGGTGGATTCACCTTTTACTGTGATCATTGTGAGATCCAGTGCCACCCACGCTGTCTTAGGACGCCAACTCTGAAGCATCAGCGTCACGAGCACAGCCTAATCTATTTCAGAGGGATGGACAAGAAGCTACACAATATGCCATGCAATGTGTGTTACAATGATTGCAGGATTGACTTCTACCGCTGTGTTCCGTGCAACTATAATCTTCACTTCATTTGCTTGCCTCTGCCCCCTTCCGTTAAACACGAATTCCACTTCCATCCGCTGGTGCTCCGTGATAGAGTTGTCGATGAACATTATGATTATGAGGAGCAATACTGCGACTTGTGTGAGACCCTCAGGAACCCAGAACTTGGTGTCTATTATTGCGAGGAGTGTAATTATGCTGCTGATATCGACTGCGTCATCCCCAAG GTAAATCTCGAGAAAAGAAGACAAGTGGAAGAACTTATGCTCAAGAAACTGGATAAAGATATTTCCAAAGAAGAAGCAGAAATACTGTCACTGGaggaaaaattggaaaaactGAAGGAAAAATTGGAAACGTCAATGAAAAATCTGGTGGAActcaagaaaaagagagaatggGCGCTATGGCAAGCAGAGTCGAACAGGGAATGA